The Brachyhypopomus gauderio isolate BG-103 chromosome 1, BGAUD_0.2, whole genome shotgun sequence genome includes a window with the following:
- the LOC143519335 gene encoding intelectin-like: MTMWVLVFLIVSSLELSSSDQVTEYYSPRSCKDVMEKYKTKEDGLYNLTTERGVVYQTYCDMTTDGGGWTLVASVHENNMYGKCTVGDRWSSQQGSNPNLPGGEGTWANTVTFGTAEAATSDDYKNPGYYDILAQDLSVWHVPNNAQLQDWATNAIFRYHTDDHFLTQHGGNLFYLFRKFPVRYGEGTCLSSNGPSVPVKYDTGNAASIRKHYGPNTRGEFEPGFVTFRVFNHERAAMALCSGVKVTGCNTEHYCIGGGGHFPEATPRQCGDFTGFDWNGYGTRAGWSASREITESAVFLFYR; the protein is encoded by the exons ATGACTATGTGGGTTCTTGTGTTTCTAATAGTTTCTTCCTTAGAGCTCTCTAGCTCTGATCAAG TCACGGAGTATTACAGCCCAAGGAGCTGCAAAGACGTCATGGAAAAATATAAAACCAAAGAAG ATGGGCTGTACAATCTCACCACAGAGAGAGGGGTGGTGTACCAGACCTACTGTGATATGACCACTGATGGAGGGGGCTGGACGCTGGTGGCCAGTGTCCATGAGAACAACATGTATGGAAAATGCACCGTTGGGGATCGCTGGTCTAGCCAGCAAGGTAGTAACCCCAACCTACCAGGGGGAGAGGGAACCTGGGCTAACACGGTGACGTTTGGGACAGCAGAAGCAGCCACCAGTGATGATTATAAG AATCCTGGGTATTACGACATCCTGGCACAGGATCTGTCTGTATGGCACGTTCCTAATAACGCTCAGCTACAGGACTGGGCCACCAACGCCATCTTTCGCTACCACACGGACGACCACTTCCTCACCCAACATGGAGGAAACCTCTTCTACTTGTTCAGG AAATTCCCAGTCAGATATGGAGAAGGCACCTGTCTTAGCAGTAATGGACCTTCTGTCCCAGTGAAGTATGATACTGGAAATGCAGCATCTATCAGGAAGCATTATGGTCCTAACACAAGGG GAGAGTTTGAGCCTGGTTTTGTCACTTTCAGAGTGTTTAACCATGAGAGGGCAGCTATGGCACTTTGCTCTGGAGTCAAAGTAACTGGCTGTAACACCGAACAT TACTGCATTGGTGGAGGGGGTCATTTTCCAGAAGCCACCCCCAGACAGTGTGGAGATTTCACTGGATTTGACTGGAACGGCTACGGCACGAGAGCTGGCTGGAGTGCTTCCAGAGAGATTACTGAATctgctgtgtttctgttctACCGTTGA